In Sulfuritortus calidifontis, the sequence TGCTGGAGGGTGGCTACGATATCCGCACCGTGCAGGAGTTGCTCGGCCATTCGGACGTTTCCACGACCATGATTTACACCCATGTCCTTAACAAAGGTGGTCGCGGCGTGGTCAGCCCGCTCGACCGGTAGAGCCGGTAAAATCGGAACAATGGTTTGAGGCCAGGCTATTTTTGGATGGGCAGGCTTATGACGCGTATGTACAACCCCCCGCACCCCGGTGAAACCCTGCGCGACGATGTGTTGCCGGCACTGGGTTTGAGCGTGACCCAGGCCGCCGAGCAGTTGGGCGTGACCCGTGCGGCGCTGTCGCGGGTGCTCAACGGCCGGGCCGCGATTTCGCCGGAGATGGCCCTGCGTTTGGAGGCCTGGCTGGGCACCGAGCATGGCGGCCGTGCCGATGGCTGGATTGCCCAGCAGGCTGCCTACGATTTGTGGAAGGCGCGCAAGGCGGGCAAGCCTAAAGTGACGCCGTTGAAGCTGGCGGCGTAAAGATTGTGCGCACGAATAAATTGAGACCGCATTCCCTCACCCCAGCCCTCTCCCGGAGGGAGAGGGAGTTTGGGCGCTATGTGCAGTCAACACGCCATAGAGCCGACTCACTAATGCCGCTTCTTCGCTAGGATTGCCGATGCGATTTTCAATCTACCGTTACGACCCCGAATCCGGCGCCGCGCCGCGCATGCAGCGCTATGAGCTGGATGCCGGCTTCAAGGGCCAGATGGTGCTCGACGCCCTGCTCGCCCTGAAGGAGCAGGATGACAGCCTGGGTTTTCGCCGCTCCTGCCGCGAGGGGGTGTGCGGCTCGGACGGGGTGAACGTCAACGGCCGCAACGTGCTGGCCTGCATCACGCCGCTGGCGGGGCTCAAGCAGCCGATCGAGATTCGGCCCCTGCCCCGGCTGCCGGTGGTGCGCGACCTGATCGTGGACATGGCCGAGTTCATGCGCCATTACCGGGCGGTGAAGCCGTATCTGATCAACCTGGAGCCGGAGCCGGAGAACGAGCGCCTGCAAAGCCCCGCGCAGCGGGCCGAGCTGGACGGCCTGTACGAGTGCATCCTGTGCGGCTGCTGCACCACGGCCTGCCCCTCGTTCTGGTGGAACCCGGACAAGTTCCTGGGCCCGGCCGCCCTGCTTCAGGCCTATCGTTTCGTGGCCGATTCGCGCGACCAGGCCACGGCCGAGCGCCTGGATTTTCTGGAAGACCCGTACCGGCTGTTCCGCTGCCACGGCATCATGAATTGCGTGGAAGTTTGCC encodes:
- a CDS encoding HigA family addiction module antitoxin, whose protein sequence is MYNPPHPGETLRDDVLPALGLSVTQAAEQLGVTRAALSRVLNGRAAISPEMALRLEAWLGTEHGGRADGWIAQQAAYDLWKARKAGKPKVTPLKLAA
- a CDS encoding succinate dehydrogenase iron-sulfur subunit, which encodes MRFSIYRYDPESGAAPRMQRYELDAGFKGQMVLDALLALKEQDDSLGFRRSCREGVCGSDGVNVNGRNVLACITPLAGLKQPIEIRPLPRLPVVRDLIVDMAEFMRHYRAVKPYLINLEPEPENERLQSPAQRAELDGLYECILCGCCTTACPSFWWNPDKFLGPAALLQAYRFVADSRDQATAERLDFLEDPYRLFRCHGIMNCVEVCPKGLNPTAAAGKIKALLVKRAL